In Raphanus sativus cultivar WK10039 unplaced genomic scaffold, ASM80110v3 Scaffold0119, whole genome shotgun sequence, a single genomic region encodes these proteins:
- the LOC130501198 gene encoding uncharacterized protein LOC130501198, producing MALPLNRVRSTLLFTFTVSFIFSGKSLAEGLRPSDHGLQYQFSSPPTESHSPPGKMMSFFGDSHSPPPSQLLSKASEADDGDDSWWRDGAMNRRDHVMRHVFLAASIICGVSGVALLVVFTLVYFFRSRIREPSKLPCSDLK from the coding sequence ATGGCTCTTCCCTTAAACCGCGTCAGATCGACCTTGCTCTTCACGTTCACTGTATCATTCATCTTCTCAGGAAAGTCACTTGCGGAAGGCTTACGACCTTCCGATCATGGCCTACAGTACCAGTTCAGCTCACCACCGACTGAATCTCATTCACCTCCCGGTAAAATGATGTCCTTCTTCGGAGATTCCcattctcctcctccttctcagCTCCTCTCAAAAGCTTCGGAGGCAGACGACGGTGATGACTCGTGGTGGCGTGATGGAGCTATGAACAGACGTGATCACGTGATGAGGCACGTGTTTCTTGCGGCTAGTATCATCTGTGGCGTCTCCGGTGTTGCGCTTCTTGTTGTTTTCACTTTGGTTTACTTCTTTAGGTCTCGGATACGAGAACCATCGAAGTTACCCTGTAGCGATTTAAAGTAG
- the LOC130501199 gene encoding uncharacterized protein LOC130501199, which produces MIPQQWTPPPCGSQCTHKYAALTQIPWRVFCKKGCDADSDSWEDCVSDCSEICYKDPVLKDRQWSAYIDRSPGAASYSEECFHACVAGCGYKFEVESEEVNKVKPKRPPPPPPKPQPPPRAKRPMQPPSDEDVPASSA; this is translated from the exons atgatacCGCAGCAATGGACGCCGCCGCCGTGTGGGAGTCAATGCACGCATAAGTATGCAGCTCTTACGCAGATTCCAT GGAGAGTATTCTGCAAGAAGGGATGTGATGCCGATAGTGACTCATGGGAAGATT GTGTATCAGATTGCAGTGAGATATGCTACAAAGACCCTGTGCTGAAAGACCGACAATGGAGTGCTTATATAGATCGTTCTCCTGGAGCTGCCAGCTACTCTGAG gAATGCTTTCACGCATGTGTGGCAGGCTGTGGTTACAAG TTTGAAGTTGAATCTGAGGAAGTCAATAAGGTGAAACCAAAGAGAcctccaccaccgccaccaaAGCCACAGCCACCACCAAGAGCTAAAAGACCAATGCAGCCTCCTTCTGATGAGGATGTTCCTGCAAGTTCTGCTTAG